A single window of Vespula pensylvanica isolate Volc-1 chromosome 23, ASM1446617v1, whole genome shotgun sequence DNA harbors:
- the LOC122636690 gene encoding protein kish-A, whose protein sequence is MSAIFNFQSLVCVILLLICTCTYIRSIAPSFLDNRLGKVGFLGLFWKSARIGERKSPYVALSCLFMAFSILFWT, encoded by the exons ATG TCtgcgatatttaattttcagaGTCTGGTATGCGTCATACTTCTGTTAATATGTACCTGTACTTACATCAGATCTATTGCTCCAAGTTTTTTAGATAATCGTTTAGGAAAAGTTGG GTTCCTTGGTTTGTTTTGGAAATCTGCACGAATTGGTGAACGGAAAAGTCCTTACGTGGCATTAAGTTGTCTTTTTATGGCATTTAGTATCTTATTTTGGACTTAG
- the LOC122636672 gene encoding protein RRNAD1-like isoform X1 has translation MSTTKDSITECTCNVCQSVRLRIDQIFCVLDIYGWMLDFYVVVCLQNEDFYREKLWDKLPKSWKLALQDIPPDEFGLWLSRECSCTRILPLSLLALRKVIDNLQLNRNDENLSNFLQCEKSMIIKTKCKDVTSLYLLDNKQQLGDLDSASSQFIKLFRKHVKKKKRHEIEQMAQMCVYYAQKSECKSIVDVGAGLGHLARILTYQYGLHVACIEQDELLSKKARLYDEELLMSMRKHEPNFSPLKLEHISVKLETSNHAKVKVTQHLHKIFTNIYNVNTECLKYGIIGLHPCGDLASILLNLYSFTKEARFMCIVGCCYMKMTLESNNENKQKGYPLSSYLSFKNHKLSYNALEIACHAIEKHCDKLKNNNYADLIVHAYRAVLENILTERNLLPSHSQLKNVKVTRDMTFKQYCFLATRHLQSELQPKDTDLEGTEVEHYLSYWLQIVIFSSLRILLAPLVETLVLLDRFLYLSERNLNPIIRPVFNAKLSPRNLVLISVKNREEI, from the exons ATGTCTACAACTAAAGATTCAATTACAGAATGTACTTGTAATGTTTGTCAAAGTGTACGTCTAAGAATAGATCAAATATTTTgtgtattagatatatatggTTGGATGTTAGACTTTTATGTAGTGGTATGTTTACAAAATGAG GATTTTTACCGAGAGAAATTATGGGACAAGTTACCAAAAAGTTGGAAACTTGCTTTACAAGATATACCTCCAGACGAATTTGGATTATGGTTGTCACGAGAATGTTCTTG CACAAGAATATTACCCCTGTCTTTATTGGCATTACGTAAAGTTATAGATAATCTACAATTGAATAGAAATGATGAGAATTTAAGCAATTTTTTACAATGCGaaaaatcaatgataataaagaCAAAATGTAAAGACGTAACTTCTTTATACTTGTTGGATAACAAGCAACAATTGGGAGACTTAGATTCTGCTTCCTcgcaatttataaaattatttagaaaacatgtgaaaaagaaaaagaggcaTGAAATAGAACAAATGGCACAG ATGTGCGTATATTATGCTCAAAAGTCAGAGTGCAAATCTATAGTAGATGTTGGAGCAGGACTAGGCCATTTAGCTAGAATATTGACTTACCAATATGGATTACATGTAGCATGTATTGAACAGgatgaattattatcaaaaaaagcTAG ATTATATGATGAAGAATTGTTGATGTCTATGCGTAAACACGAGCCTAATTTCTCTCCACTTAAATTGGAACATATATCAGTGAAGTTAGAAACTTCTAATCATGCAAAAGTGAAAGTTACACAGCATTTACACAAAATAttcacaaatatttataatgttaataCAGAATGTCTGAAGTATGGAATTATTGGACTACATCCATGTGGAGACTTAGCATCAATTctcttaaatttatattcgtttactAAAGAAGCAAGGTTCATGTGTATTGTAGGATGTTGTTATATGAAAATGACATTAGA GTctaataatgaaaacaaacaaaaaggatATCCACTAAGCTCATATCTGTCATTTAAAAATCACAAGCTTTCGTATAATGCTTTGGAAATAGCTTGCCATGCTATTGAAAAACATTGCgataaattgaaaaacaaCAACTATGCGGATTTAATA GTACATGCTTACAGAGCAGTTTTGGAAAATATACTTacagaaagaaatttgttgcCTTCCCATagtcaattaaaaaatgttaaagtaACAAGAGATATGACTTTTAAAca ATATTGTTTTCTTGCAACACGTCATCTTCAATCTGAATTACAACCAAAGGATACTGATCTTGAAGGAACAGAAGTAGAACATTATTTAAGTTATTGGTtacaaattgttatattttcttctcttagaATTTTACTGGCACCATTGGTAGAAACATTAGTACTTTTggatagatttttatatctttcagaAAGAAACTTAAATCCTATAATAAGACCGGTATTTAATGCAAAATTGTCACCACGAAACTTAGTTTTAATTTCTGTAAAAAATCGTgaggaaatataa
- the LOC122636672 gene encoding protein RRNAD1-like isoform X2, with the protein MSTTKDSITECTCNVCQSVRLRIDQIFCVLDIYGWMLDFYVVDFYREKLWDKLPKSWKLALQDIPPDEFGLWLSRECSCTRILPLSLLALRKVIDNLQLNRNDENLSNFLQCEKSMIIKTKCKDVTSLYLLDNKQQLGDLDSASSQFIKLFRKHVKKKKRHEIEQMAQMCVYYAQKSECKSIVDVGAGLGHLARILTYQYGLHVACIEQDELLSKKARLYDEELLMSMRKHEPNFSPLKLEHISVKLETSNHAKVKVTQHLHKIFTNIYNVNTECLKYGIIGLHPCGDLASILLNLYSFTKEARFMCIVGCCYMKMTLESNNENKQKGYPLSSYLSFKNHKLSYNALEIACHAIEKHCDKLKNNNYADLIVHAYRAVLENILTERNLLPSHSQLKNVKVTRDMTFKQYCFLATRHLQSELQPKDTDLEGTEVEHYLSYWLQIVIFSSLRILLAPLVETLVLLDRFLYLSERNLNPIIRPVFNAKLSPRNLVLISVKNREEI; encoded by the exons ATGTCTACAACTAAAGATTCAATTACAGAATGTACTTGTAATGTTTGTCAAAGTGTACGTCTAAGAATAGATCAAATATTTTgtgtattagatatatatggTTGGATGTTAGACTTTTATGTAGTG GATTTTTACCGAGAGAAATTATGGGACAAGTTACCAAAAAGTTGGAAACTTGCTTTACAAGATATACCTCCAGACGAATTTGGATTATGGTTGTCACGAGAATGTTCTTG CACAAGAATATTACCCCTGTCTTTATTGGCATTACGTAAAGTTATAGATAATCTACAATTGAATAGAAATGATGAGAATTTAAGCAATTTTTTACAATGCGaaaaatcaatgataataaagaCAAAATGTAAAGACGTAACTTCTTTATACTTGTTGGATAACAAGCAACAATTGGGAGACTTAGATTCTGCTTCCTcgcaatttataaaattatttagaaaacatgtgaaaaagaaaaagaggcaTGAAATAGAACAAATGGCACAG ATGTGCGTATATTATGCTCAAAAGTCAGAGTGCAAATCTATAGTAGATGTTGGAGCAGGACTAGGCCATTTAGCTAGAATATTGACTTACCAATATGGATTACATGTAGCATGTATTGAACAGgatgaattattatcaaaaaaagcTAG ATTATATGATGAAGAATTGTTGATGTCTATGCGTAAACACGAGCCTAATTTCTCTCCACTTAAATTGGAACATATATCAGTGAAGTTAGAAACTTCTAATCATGCAAAAGTGAAAGTTACACAGCATTTACACAAAATAttcacaaatatttataatgttaataCAGAATGTCTGAAGTATGGAATTATTGGACTACATCCATGTGGAGACTTAGCATCAATTctcttaaatttatattcgtttactAAAGAAGCAAGGTTCATGTGTATTGTAGGATGTTGTTATATGAAAATGACATTAGA GTctaataatgaaaacaaacaaaaaggatATCCACTAAGCTCATATCTGTCATTTAAAAATCACAAGCTTTCGTATAATGCTTTGGAAATAGCTTGCCATGCTATTGAAAAACATTGCgataaattgaaaaacaaCAACTATGCGGATTTAATA GTACATGCTTACAGAGCAGTTTTGGAAAATATACTTacagaaagaaatttgttgcCTTCCCATagtcaattaaaaaatgttaaagtaACAAGAGATATGACTTTTAAAca ATATTGTTTTCTTGCAACACGTCATCTTCAATCTGAATTACAACCAAAGGATACTGATCTTGAAGGAACAGAAGTAGAACATTATTTAAGTTATTGGTtacaaattgttatattttcttctcttagaATTTTACTGGCACCATTGGTAGAAACATTAGTACTTTTggatagatttttatatctttcagaAAGAAACTTAAATCCTATAATAAGACCGGTATTTAATGCAAAATTGTCACCACGAAACTTAGTTTTAATTTCTGTAAAAAATCGTgaggaaatataa
- the LOC122636672 gene encoding protein RRNAD1-like isoform X3: MSTTKDSITECTCNVCQSDFYREKLWDKLPKSWKLALQDIPPDEFGLWLSRECSCTRILPLSLLALRKVIDNLQLNRNDENLSNFLQCEKSMIIKTKCKDVTSLYLLDNKQQLGDLDSASSQFIKLFRKHVKKKKRHEIEQMAQMCVYYAQKSECKSIVDVGAGLGHLARILTYQYGLHVACIEQDELLSKKARLYDEELLMSMRKHEPNFSPLKLEHISVKLETSNHAKVKVTQHLHKIFTNIYNVNTECLKYGIIGLHPCGDLASILLNLYSFTKEARFMCIVGCCYMKMTLESNNENKQKGYPLSSYLSFKNHKLSYNALEIACHAIEKHCDKLKNNNYADLIVHAYRAVLENILTERNLLPSHSQLKNVKVTRDMTFKQYCFLATRHLQSELQPKDTDLEGTEVEHYLSYWLQIVIFSSLRILLAPLVETLVLLDRFLYLSERNLNPIIRPVFNAKLSPRNLVLISVKNREEI; the protein is encoded by the exons ATGTCTACAACTAAAGATTCAATTACAGAATGTACTTGTAATGTTTGTCAAAGT GATTTTTACCGAGAGAAATTATGGGACAAGTTACCAAAAAGTTGGAAACTTGCTTTACAAGATATACCTCCAGACGAATTTGGATTATGGTTGTCACGAGAATGTTCTTG CACAAGAATATTACCCCTGTCTTTATTGGCATTACGTAAAGTTATAGATAATCTACAATTGAATAGAAATGATGAGAATTTAAGCAATTTTTTACAATGCGaaaaatcaatgataataaagaCAAAATGTAAAGACGTAACTTCTTTATACTTGTTGGATAACAAGCAACAATTGGGAGACTTAGATTCTGCTTCCTcgcaatttataaaattatttagaaaacatgtgaaaaagaaaaagaggcaTGAAATAGAACAAATGGCACAG ATGTGCGTATATTATGCTCAAAAGTCAGAGTGCAAATCTATAGTAGATGTTGGAGCAGGACTAGGCCATTTAGCTAGAATATTGACTTACCAATATGGATTACATGTAGCATGTATTGAACAGgatgaattattatcaaaaaaagcTAG ATTATATGATGAAGAATTGTTGATGTCTATGCGTAAACACGAGCCTAATTTCTCTCCACTTAAATTGGAACATATATCAGTGAAGTTAGAAACTTCTAATCATGCAAAAGTGAAAGTTACACAGCATTTACACAAAATAttcacaaatatttataatgttaataCAGAATGTCTGAAGTATGGAATTATTGGACTACATCCATGTGGAGACTTAGCATCAATTctcttaaatttatattcgtttactAAAGAAGCAAGGTTCATGTGTATTGTAGGATGTTGTTATATGAAAATGACATTAGA GTctaataatgaaaacaaacaaaaaggatATCCACTAAGCTCATATCTGTCATTTAAAAATCACAAGCTTTCGTATAATGCTTTGGAAATAGCTTGCCATGCTATTGAAAAACATTGCgataaattgaaaaacaaCAACTATGCGGATTTAATA GTACATGCTTACAGAGCAGTTTTGGAAAATATACTTacagaaagaaatttgttgcCTTCCCATagtcaattaaaaaatgttaaagtaACAAGAGATATGACTTTTAAAca ATATTGTTTTCTTGCAACACGTCATCTTCAATCTGAATTACAACCAAAGGATACTGATCTTGAAGGAACAGAAGTAGAACATTATTTAAGTTATTGGTtacaaattgttatattttcttctcttagaATTTTACTGGCACCATTGGTAGAAACATTAGTACTTTTggatagatttttatatctttcagaAAGAAACTTAAATCCTATAATAAGACCGGTATTTAATGCAAAATTGTCACCACGAAACTTAGTTTTAATTTCTGTAAAAAATCGTgaggaaatataa
- the LOC122636671 gene encoding vesicular inhibitory amino acid transporter produces MTSFRGFYIPSFGATVNVAWETLKAKWPENSPCMELIRGTGMTGQGDPQARTGDFKSFGEGEDNTEMTTMNGEQAYREQNNVAIAEDSFSYQRNGDKARTGSLSSGEFSEYDEGGGEFGGSGVKINEWQAAWNVTNAIQGMFIVSLPFAVLRGGYWAIAAMVGIAHICCYTGKILVECLYEFDTVTGQRVRVRDSYVAIAKECFGPRWGARAVNIAQIIELLMTCILYVVVCGDLMIGSFPEGAIDTRSWMMLIGIFLLPLGFLKSLQHVSMLSFWCTMSHLFINFIIVGYCILEIGDWGWSKVKWTIDMKNFPISLGVIVFSYTSQIFLPTLEGNLIDRSKFNWMLNWSHIAAAAFKSLFGWICFLTFQNDTQQVITNNLHSPGFKGLVNFCLVVKAVLSYPLPYYAACELLERAFFRGRPKTIFPTIWTVDRELKVWGLAWRVGVIVFTILMAIFIPHFSILMGFIGSFTGTMLSFIWPCYFHLKLKRNSMEWSAVAYDCFVIFLGILFGVIGVYDSGTALIDAFEIGLPF; encoded by the exons aTGACTAGTTTCCGAGGATTTTATATACCGTCCTTCGGAGCGACAGTTAACGTTGCTTGGGAGACATTAAAAGCGAAATGGCCAGAAAATAGTCCATGTATGGAATTAATCCGTGGTACCGGCATGACTGGTCAAGGTGATCCTCAAGCTCGTACCGGCGATTTCAAATCTTTTGGAGAAGGTGAAGATAATACCGAGATGACGACAATGAATGGTGAACAAGCATATAGAGAACAGAATAACGTTGCTATTGCTGAGGATTCTTTTAGTTATCAGAGAAATGG AGATAAAGCTAGAACAGGAAGTTTGAGCAGTGGAGAGTTTAGCGAATATGACGAAGGTGGTGGTGAATTTGGTGGCTCTGGTGTAAAGATTAATGAATGGCAAGCAGCATGGAATGTTACCAATGCCATTCAG gGAATGTTCATCGTATCCTTACCATTCGCAGTCCTGCGAGGAGGCTATTGGGCAATCGCAGCAATGGTCGGTATTGCACATATCTGTTGTTACACTGGTAAGATTCTCGTCGAGTGTTTGTATGAGTTCGACACAGTAACAGGGCAGCGTGTAAGAGTACGAGATTCTTACGTAGCCATTGCCAAAGAATGTTTCGGTCCAAGATGGGGTGCAAGGGCAGTAAACATTGCACAAATAATAGAATTGTTGATGACCTGCATCTTATACGTTGTTGTATGTGGTGATTTAATGATCGGCTCTTTTCCCGAAGGTGCTATCGATACAAGAAGTTGGATGATGCTGATAGGCATATTTTTACTTCCTCTTGGCTTTCTCAAATCTTTGCAACATGTATCAATGCTCAGCTTTTGGTGTACAATGTCTCatcttttcataaatttcattatcgttGGTTACTGCATCTTGGAGATAGGTGATTGGGGATGGTCTAAAGTTAAATGGACTATCGATATGAAAAACTTTCCAATCTCACTTGGTGTAATTGTATTCAGTTATACCTCTCAAATCTTTCTGCCAACATTAGAAGGGAATCTGATAGATCGTTCCAAGTTCAATTGGATGTTAAATTGGAGTCATATAGCTGCTGCAGCCTTTAAATCTCTCTTTGGATGGATTTGCTTTCTGACTTTTCAGAACGATACGCAACAGGTGATCACGAACAATCTTCATTCACCTGGCTTCAAAGGTTTAGTCAATTTTTGTCTGGTAGTTAAAGCTGTATTGTCTTATCCTCTTCCATATTATGCTGCTTGTGAACTCCTCGAAAGAGCATTTTTCAGAGGTCGACCTAAAACAATTTTTCCTACAATCTGGACAGTCGATAGAGAACTTAAAGTTTGGGGTTTAGCATGGAGAGTTGGTGTAATTGTCTTCACCATTCTTATGGCTATATTCATACCGCATTTCAGTATTCTCATGGGCTTCATTGGCTCCTTCACCGGCACTATGTTGTCCTTCATATGGCCTTGCTATTTTCATCTTAAActtaaaagaaattctatggAATGGAGTGCTGTGGCATATGATTGTTTTGTCATCTTTTTAGGCATACTCTTTGGGGTAATTGGGGTATATGACTCTGGCACTGCTTTGATTGATGCCTTTGAAATTGGCTTACCCTTTTAA
- the LOC122636660 gene encoding ubiquitin carboxyl-terminal hydrolase 20 — protein sequence MPVVARNCPHIANHGDLSYIESVVSQKDRYNKCNDCNCNGPNLWLCLFPDCRWVACAETHLNHSTVHNQMFPAHCAHINLTTNRIWCYACKKEVISRYIPSPPLSPNQIDVKTMGNKYSGDAPNNIDNKMDSLDRLMLDKFYGEWFVNKVNNDRGFFNEKSGDSPDSTDSDESKDFSGKPRGLVGLQNIGNTCYMNAALQALSNVPPLTQFFLDCGHLVHYMSKDKKPALSLSYLNLIRDMWNRKTRGYVVPHGILSGIRTVHPMFRGYHQHDTQEFLRCFMDQLHEELKEHIEDDKDILLRLKGLGEHSSDDDDETEVDGNGSSQSDGEYETCDSGVSEQSSLSDEGERGTKRRYSRVSQSEKLRNKFTNRSIKKSTVEQSFPQQQRSAPNSPAKHRTKKQMKTRSIISDIFDGKLLSSVQCLTCDRISTRVETFQDLSLPIPSRDHIDMLHQGSLTPQKAGPCSDVVYVTNQNGWLSWFLQWMRSWFWGPVVSLHDCLSAFFSADELKGDNMYSCEKCNKLRNGIKFSKVLELPEILCVHLKRFRHELMFSSKIANYVSFPLEGLDMRPYLHKECVSKVTTYDLISVICHHGTAGGGHYTCYALNSIVNKWFEFDDQCVTEVSPETVKHCEAYVLFYKKWSPEMMQQRDRTMELMEISSREPSELNFFVSRQWINRFNTFSEPGPIDNSDFLCPHGGENPMTAQISDKLCMPIPQAVWEYLYNTFGGGPACTQLYECPSCEEKYESLQKRRQYEMEIFQRLNHNTENPGAIYGLAMAWLRQWQGFVRGKETQPPGPIDNNSIVVNKNGLNILKVGSDCGQIPEELWHFFLNTYGGGPELMLHSCQRTITPQTNTSLHSTSSPNLTDQSLKSGRAEMKSNKVCVARSSETLSQQDSAIESITSDSDSHQTQRDVNE from the exons ATGCCAGTCGTAGCAAGGAATTGTCCTCATATCGCTAACCATGGCGATCTTTCTTATATCGAAAGTGTAGTCTCTCAAAAAGACAGATACAATAAGTGCAATGATTGTAATTGTAATGGACCGAATCTTTGGTTATGTCTTTTCCCCGACTGTCGTTGGGTTGCATGCGCGGAAACACATTTAAATCATAGTACCGTTCATAATCAAATGTTTCCTGCTCATTGTGCTCATATAAATCTTACTACGAATCGTATATGGTGTTATGcttgtaaaaaagaagttatttCAAGATAcataccatcaccaccattgTCACCTAATCAAATTGATGTCAAAACTATGGGGAATAAATATTCTGGAGATGCAcctaataatattgataataaaatggaTAGTTTGGATAGGCTTATGTTAGACaa aTTCTACGGAGAATGGTttgtaaataaagtaaataacgATAGAGGATTCTTTAATGAGAAATCTGGTGACTCTCCAGATAGCACGGATTCGGATGAAAGTAAAGATTTTTCTGGTAAACCAAGAGGTTTAGTTGGTCTTCAAAATATAGGTAATACTTGTTACATGAATGCAGCACTTCAAGCGTTATCCAATGTGCCACCGTTGACTCAGTTTTTTTTGGACTGTGGTCATTTGGTACATTATATGTCCAAAGATAAGAAGCCTGCATTAAGTTTAAGTTATTTAAATCTTATCCGAGATATGTGGAATAGGAAAACACGTGGATATGTTGTGCCGCATGGCATTTTATCAGGTATTAGAACGGTTCATCCTATGTTTAGAGGATATCATCAGCACGACACACAAGAATTCTTAAGATGTTTTATGGACCAATTGCATGAAGAATTAAAGGAACACATAGAAGATGACAAAGATATATTGCTAAGATTGAAAGGCCTTGGAGAACATTCatctgatgatgatgatgaaactGAAGTAGATGGAAACGGTTCGAGTCAGTCAGATGGTGAATATGAAACATGCGATTCGGGAGTAAGCGAGCAGAGTTCTTTAAGCGATGAAGGAGAACGTGGTACAAAGAGACGTTATTCTCGGGTTTCTCAAtcagaaaaattaagaaataagtTTACTAAtagaagtattaaaaaatctacCGTTGAGCAATCTTTTCCTCAGCAGCAGCGGTCTGCACCAAACTCACCTGCCAAACATCGTAccaaaaaacaaatgaaaacaAGAAGTATCATAAGTGATATTTTTGATGGTAAGCTTTTAAGCAGTGTACAGTGTCTAACGTGTGACAGGATTTCTACAAGAGTAGAAACATTTCAAGATTTATCACTACCTATTCCAAGTAGAGATCACATTGACATGTTGCATCAGGGATCTCTTACACCTCAGAAGGCAGGTCCATGTTCTGATGTCGTTTATGTAACTAATCAGAATGGTTGGCTTTCATGGTTTTTGCAATGGATGCGTTCTTGGTTTTGGGGTCCAGTTGTTAGCCTTCATGACTGCCTCTCTGCATTTTTCAGTGCTGATGAGCTAAAAGGAGATAATATGTATAGTTGTGAGAAGTGCAACAAACTTCGTAAtggaattaaattttctaaagttCTAGAGCTCCCAGAAATACTTTGTgttcatttaaaaagatttcgtCATGAACTAATGTTTAGTTCTAAAATAGCAAATTACGTCTCTTTTCCGTTAGAAGGATTAGATATGAGACCATACTTGCATAAGGAATGCGTGTCCAAAGTTACCACGTATGACTTGATATCTGTTATTTGTCATCATGGTACAGCTGGTGGTGGTCATTATACATGTTATGCATTGAAttctattgttaataaatggTTTGAATTTGATGATCAATGTGTTACGGAGGTTTCACCAGAAACTGTTAAACATTGCGAAGCTTATGtgctattttataaaaagtggTCTCCAGAGATGATGCAACAACGTGATAGAACAATGGAATTGATGGAAATTTCATCTCGTGAACCATCTGAGCTAAATTTCTTTGTATCACGACAATggataaatcgttttaatacattttctgAACCAGGGCCTATAGATAATTCTGATTTCCTTTGCCCTCATGGCGGTGAAAATCCTATGACAGCTCAAATAAGTGATAAACTTTGCATGCCAATACCACAAGCTGTTTGGGAATATCTTTATAACAC ATTTGGAGGTGGACCAGCATGTACACAACTTTATGAATGTCCAAGTTGTGAAGAAAAGTATGAATCTTTGCAGAAAAGAAGACAATATGAGATGGAAATATTTCAGCGATTAAATCATAATACAGAAAATCCTGGTGCTATTTATGGTTTGGCAATGGCCTGGTTGCGACAGTGGCAAGGTTTTGTTAGAGGTAAGGAGACACAACCACCTGGAccaatcgataataattcaatcgtcgtaaataaaaatggacTAAACATACTTAAAGTTG GATCAGATTGCGGGCAAATACCAGAAGAACTATGGCACTTTTTCTTGAACACATATGGTGGAGGCCCAGAATTAATGTTGCATTCATGCCAACGAACAATAACTCCACAAACTAATACTTCGTTACATTCCACTTCAAGTCCTAATCTCACAGACCAGAGTCTTAAATCTGGTCGCGCAGAAATGAAGTCTAATAAAGTATGTGTAGCCAGAAGTTCAGAAACACTTTCACAACAAGATAGTGCTATTGAAAGTATAACGTCTGATAGTGATTCTCACCAAACGCAAAGAGATGTTAATGAGTAA